Proteins from a genomic interval of Lycium ferocissimum isolate CSIRO_LF1 chromosome 2, AGI_CSIRO_Lferr_CH_V1, whole genome shotgun sequence:
- the LOC132047983 gene encoding protein SMALL AUXIN UP-REGULATED RNA 12-like translates to MALKKVTQTAALKQILKKCSSFGKNENGLPHDVPKGHFVVYVGENRSRYIIPISWLTHPGFQSLLQRAEEEFGFNHDMGITIPCDEDYFCSLISNSN, encoded by the coding sequence ATGGCTCTAAAGAAAGTAACTCAAACAGCAGCCTTAAAACAAATCCTCAAAAAGTGTTCTAGTTTTGGGAAAAATGAGAATGGCCTGCCCCATGATGTACCAAAAGGACACTTTGTGGTATATGTAGGAGAAAATAGGAGCAGATACATAATTCCCATTTCTTGGTTAACGCATCCTGGATTTCAAAGCTTGCTTCAAAGGGCTGAAGAAGAGTTTGGATTTAACCATGATATGGGAATTACCATTCCTTGTGATGAAGATTATTTCTGCTCTCTAATTTCAAACTCAAATTGA